The following is a genomic window from Collimonas fungivorans Ter331.
TTAGCAAGTCCAAGCGCAAATTCCTGTTCCAGGAACGGCGCCAGATGCGGCATCAGCTGCTGCAGCATCAGGATCCCGCCCAGCAGGGTCAGGGGAAAGCCGACGGCAAATATGCTCAGCTGGGGCGAGGCCCGGTTGAGGATGCCCATCGCCAGGTTCAGGGTCAGCAGGGCGGCAACCAGGGGAAGCGCCAGCATCAGGCCGGCGGAAAAGACATTGGCGCCGGCCAGCGCCAGGAAATGCCAGCCCTCTGCCGCCAGCGGCGCATCCGAGACAGGCAGGACGTGGAAGCTTTCGACCAGGGTGCTGATCACCATCAGGTGGCCATCCACCGCCAGGAAGATCAGCATCGCCAGCATGTTCAGCAGGCTGGCCAGCACCATGGTGTTGCCGCCGCTGCTGGGGTCGAAAAAGGACGCGAACGACAATCCCATCTGCAGGCCGGCATAGTCGCCGGCGGCTTGTACCGCGGCAAACACTAGTCGTATCGAAAATCCCATGGCGGAACCGATCAGCACTTGCTGGATCAGGATCCAGACGCCGCCGGCCGAGACCAGCGGCACGGACGGCATGGCGCCCAGGGC
Proteins encoded in this region:
- the fliR gene encoding flagellar biosynthetic protein FliR, translated to MSPVLSVTSAQLSAWIVAFVWPFVRMLALISAAPVFGEKNVARQVKVGLAALLAIAIAPALGAMPSVPLVSAGGVWILIQQVLIGSAMGFSIRLVFAAVQAAGDYAGLQMGLSFASFFDPSSGGNTMVLASLLNMLAMLIFLAVDGHLMVISTLVESFHVLPVSDAPLAAEGWHFLALAGANVFSAGLMLALPLVAALLTLNLAMGILNRASPQLSIFAVGFPLTLLGGILMLQQLMPHLAPFLEQEFALGLANMLHLAQALHP